A stretch of Castanea sativa cultivar Marrone di Chiusa Pesio chromosome 2, ASM4071231v1 DNA encodes these proteins:
- the LOC142623654 gene encoding linamarin synthase 2-like, giving the protein MGSAETQKPHVVCVPYPSQGHVTPMMRLAKLLHSRGFHITFVNTEFNHRRLIRSKGPDYIKGLPDFQFETIPDGLPPSDSDATQYVPALCDSTRKNCLAPFKELVLKLNSSSEVPLVTCIVSDGVMSFAIKVAEELGIPEVQFWTTSACGYMGFLYFSELIKRGIIPFKDETFKYDGTLETPINWIPGLKNIRLMDLPSFIRTTDITETMFDFMGSEARNCLNSPAIIFNTFEEFEHEALEAISAIFPRIYNIGPLCLLERHVPESQFKSISANLWKEDPKCIQWLDRWEPNSVVYVNYGSVTTMTKQHFNEFAWGLANSKHPFLWIVRPDVVMGDSEILAENFFEETKDRAFLTSWCPQDQVLAHPSIGVFLTHCGWNSTLESVCAGVPIICWPFFADQQPNCRYACTTWGIGMEINHDVKREEIEALVKEMLEGDKGKTAKQKALEWKKKAVEATDIGGSSYKDFERLIKEALYVGK; this is encoded by the exons ATGGGTTCTGCAGAAACCCAAAAACCCCATGTAGTTTGTGTTCCATACCCATCACAAGGCCACGTAACACCCATGATGAGACTAGCCAAGCTCCTTCACTCAAGGGGCTTTCATATTACCTTTGTTAACACTGAGTTCAACCACAGACGCTTAATCAGGTCCAAAGGACCTGACTACATAAAGGGGCTACCTGATTTCCAGTTTGAAACAATACCAGATGGGTTGCCACCATCTGACAGTGATGCAACCCAATATGTACCAGCTCTATGTGATTCCACAAGAAAGAATTGTTTGGCCCCATTTAAAGAGCTAGTGCTTAAGCTTAACTCATCCTCTGAAGTGCCTTTGGTTACTTGCATAGTTTCTGATGGGGTTATGAGTTTTGCAATTAAAGTTGCAGAAGAATTAGGCATCCCGGAGGTTCAATTTTGGACTACCTCAGCTTGTGGCTACATGGGATTCCTCTACTTCTCTGAACTCATCAAAAGAGGAATTATTCCATTCAAAG ATGAAACTTTCAAATATGATGGCACTCTTGAGACACCAATCAATTGGATTCCAGGATTGAAAAATATCAGGCTTATGGACCTCCCTAGCTTCATTAGAACCACTGACATTACCGAAACAATGTTCGACTTTATGGGATCGGAAGCTCGAAATTGCTTGAATTCTCCGGCAATCATCTTCAACACATTTGAAGAGTTTGAACATGAAGCCCTAGAAGCAATTTCAGCCATATTCCCTCGAATTTACAATATAGGTCCACTTTGCTTGCTAGAACGACATGTGCCTGAGAGCCAATTCAAGTCTATAAGTGCAAACTTGTGGAAAGAAGACCCAAAATGCATCCAATGGCTTGATAGATGGGAACCCAACTCAGTTGTATATGTAAATTATGGCAGTGTGACTACAATgacaaaacaacattttaatgAATTTGCATGGGGGCTTGCAAATAGCAAGCACCCATTTTTGTGGATAGTTAGGCCTGATGTGGTAATGGGGGATTCAGAAATTTTGGCCGAAAATTTTTTTGAGGAGACAAAGGATAGGGCATTCCTAACAAGTTGGTGCCCCCAAGACCAAGTGCTAGCACACCCATCTATAGGGGTATTTCTAACACATTGTGGTTGGAATTCTACATTAGAAAGTGTATGCGCTGGTGTGCCTATTATTTGCTGGCCATTCTTTGCTGACCAACAACCAAATTGTCGATATGCTTGCACTACTTGGGGGATTGGCATGGAGATCAACCATGATGTAAAACGTGAAGAGATTGAAGCACTTGTTAAGGAAATGCTAGAAGGGGATAAGGGGAAGACAGCAAAGCAAAAGGCCCTAGAATGGAAGAAAAAAGCAGTGGAAGCAACTGATATAGGAGGATCATCTTACAAGGATTTTGAGAGGTTAATTAAGGAGGCTCTCTATGTAGgaaagtaa
- the LOC142625901 gene encoding uncharacterized protein LOC142625901 yields MDVHLLLLFLVIILFTPKLTIAPNPTCQSSCGSLQIKYPFGSGSGCGSPRFQPYVTCTPSGDQLLLATHTGSYPITSIDYKTSSLTISPQEMSTCSSMHHSSNLGLDWSSPFQLGPSTFILISCTSPTSSLTLKSTPICDPSSVHLCDSLYTCPAVVSLGLPLFPPTNTCCVYAPANFNGKGELELDELKCDGYSSVVSLGDYPTNPSHWEYGVALKYVNDELDNSVIGSKCNSCEMSDGICGYAPPSNSFVCVCKNGYNTTVDCYNNKLYGQIEEQYWSTASFPTGKIWFGFLAGLIFCLVT; encoded by the exons ATGGATGTCCACCTTCTCCTTCTCTTCCTCGTGATAATTCTATTCACACCAAAGCTAACCATAGCTCCAAACCCAACATGTCAAAGCTCCTGCGGCTCCCTCCAAATCAAGTACCCTTTTGGTTCCGGCTCCGGCTGCGGCTCACCACGGTTCCAGCCCTATGTAACCTGTACACCCAGCGGAGACCAGCTCCTCCTCGCCACCCACACTGGCTCATACCCAATCACCTCCATAGACTACAAAACTTCCTCTCTAACCATAAGCCCCCAAGAAATGTCAACATGCTCATCCATGCACCACTCCTCCAATTTGGGCCTAGACTGGTCCAGCCCATTTCAGCTAGGCCCATCAACTTTCATTCTCATTTCATGCACATCCCCTACGTCTTCCTTAACCCTAAAGAGCACCCCCATATGTGACCCCTCAAGCGTTCACCTCTGTGATTCACTCTACACGTGCCCAGCCGTCGTCTCCCTCGGCTTGCCGTTGTTCCCGCCTACGAACACGTGTTGCGTGTACGCGCCGGCGAACTTTAATGGTAAAGGAGAATTGGAATTGGATGAATTAAAGTGTGATGGGTACTCGTCTGTGGTGTCATTAGGAGACTATCCAACTAACCCTTCACATTGGGAATATGGGGTGGCCTTGAAATATGTCAATGACGAATTGGATAATAGCGTTATTGGCAGCAAATGTAACTCATGCGAGATGAGTGATGGTATTTGTGGGTATGCGCCACCAAGCAATTCGTTTGTCTGTGTTTGTAAGAATGGATATAATACAACAGTGGATTGctacaataataaattatacgGTCAGATCGAGGAGCAATATTGGAGCACTGCTTCTTTTCCAACag GGAAAATTTGGTTCGGGTTTTTGGCAGGCCTAATCTTCTGCTTAGTAACTTGA
- the LOC142625549 gene encoding chaperone protein dnaJ A6, chloroplastic-like, translating to MAISPCGSTWVAQWGIRPQCMLRSYVTNKIPTSRNCTTTSISFLSAPSSSLFSRGSFPMLSYPGSSQTSHRRRGARFTVRADSDFYSLLGVSRNASKSEIKSAYRKLARSYHPDVNKEPGAEQKFKDISNAYEVLSDDEKRSLYDRYGEAGLKAGPGFNDFSNPFDLFESLFEGINQGGRPSRNRAVDGQDEYYNLVLNFKEAVFGVEKEIEISRLESCGTCNGSGAKPGTNPSKCSTCGGQGQVVSSARTPLGVFQQVMTCSSCGGTGEISTPCNTCSGDGRVRRTKRISLKVPAGVDSGSRLRVRNEGNAGRRGGTPGDLFVIIEVMPDPVLKRDDTNILYTCKVSYIDAILGTTIKVPTVDGVVDLKIPAGTQPNTTLVMAKKGVPLLNKSNMRGDQLVRVQVEIPKRLSSDERKLIEELADLSKGKTASSRR from the exons ATGGCAATTTCACCTTGTGGAAGCACGTGGGTTGCTCAATGGGGAATTCGCCCTCAGTGTATGCTGAGATCTTATGTCACAAACAAGATTCCAACATCCCGAAATTG TACTACAACCAGTATAAGCTTTTTATCAGCACCAAGTTCAAGCTTATTTTCTCGAGGTTCCTTCCCTATGCTATCATATCCAGGGTCATCTCAAACTTCACATCGCCGTAGGGGTGCACGTTTCACAGTTAGAGCAGATTCT GATTTCTATTCTCTTCTTGGGGTGTCAAGAAATGCCAGTAAATCTGAAATTAAAAGCG CTTATCGGAAGCTTGCTAGGAGTTATCACCCAGATGTGAACAA AGAACCTGGGGCAGAGCAAAAATTCAAGGATATTAGCAATGCATATGAG GTTCTGTCTGATGATGAGAAACGATCCTTATATGACAGATATGGAGAGGCTGGACTTAAAGCTGGTCCAGGCTTTAAT GATTTCAGCAATCCCTTTGATCTGTTTGAGTCGTTATTTGAAGGCATAAATCAGGGGGGAAGACCTTCTAGGAATAGAGCGGTTGATGGTCAGGATGAGTATTACAATCTTGTCTTAAACTTTAAGGAAGCAGTTTTTGGTGTTGAGAAAGAGATTGAGATAAGCCGGCTAGAGAGCTGTGGGACTTGCAATGGTTCAGGTGCTAAACCAGGGACCAATCCATCCAAATGTAGCACTTGTGGTGGGCAAGGACAGGTTGTCTCATCAGCGAGGACCCCATTAGGTGTCTTCCAGCAGGTAATGACCTGCTCTTCTTGTGGTGGGACTGGGGAAATATCCACCCCTTGCAACACATGTTCTGGGGATGGTCGGGTAAGAAGGACAAAACGGATAAGTCTGAAAGTTCCTGCTGGTGTGGACTCTGGTAGCCGTTTAAGGGTCCGAAATGAAGGAAATGCTGGAAGACGAGGTGGGACTCCTGGTGACCTCTTCGTCATTATTGAAGTTATGCCAGACCCTGTCCTTAAACGTGATGACACCAACATTTTGTATACATGCAAGGTTTCCTACATTGATGCGATCTTGGGAACTACAATCAAGGTTCCAACAGTGGATGGTGTGGTTGATTTGAAGATTCCTGCTGGTACCCAACCAAACACGACTCTTGTAATGGCCAAGAAAGGTGTTCCTCTATTGAATAAGAGCAACATGAGGGGCGATCAGTTGGTTCGCGTGCAGGTTGAAATCCCAAAGAGATTGAGCTCTGATGAGAGAAAGCTCATTGAAGAACTCGCTGATCTAAGCAAGGGCAAGACTGCAAGCAGTAGGAGATAG